Proteins encoded by one window of Megachile rotundata isolate GNS110a chromosome 10, iyMegRotu1, whole genome shotgun sequence:
- the LOC100881670 gene encoding uncharacterized protein LOC100881670 isoform X1, translated as MADDPNRDILPVREGSCPDTCRSSIDPRERHLVFKLDRYELEDKYLRLFEEAKNLKKLSNCQEDKIKRLATKLMRVASNPRACNVSLNVYDDKNRIIALELENTKLKDKITALRNQLLSHKISSRSSSRSHNAQARPSSGRISLSRDSCLRTCRSESSRTKIPSCHCLTETGDNEAQNNLETIEALTAEKKEMANRIAELEKEVSDYAANDQRVKAAENIEYIKVWRQMKQLDDKLTVSENRNKLLDTEIDDLKWRLEEATKQKDELTAALMEEKKRITGIDEELLKAKESQYMLREKEEQINDLMNEMKILQQHNNELVELSSKRGEIEQENMELKRKVSEQLQDQETLKNAFNSEQANIVALKTSNEQLLEKLQELQKNIDNLTVQFTSFQTQTEKQETTKTTQISTKQNDMQNPQIIDKPDSYKNTASQVERCKKCCEAFEKILQLEENICVTRKNANSVDKCLQTEFVARSDTESATNPNPMTPLKENPKKEEPVKETAKEPKKESAKEPVKDNVERIPTENPLTPEKMLKLLEQAQINTSPDSVRFAQKDMIGNVDYNLLDLNQRHSDTEKLVQPNPASQLQSTKQQQESNNPNPTQPPLSQFTDPNKILCILCNILQGYTKTHLIGDGTIVCPPISPDYRFIKDINNNAATKDFGEKYTNTVLDYDVQNKNVTSNILQVGCSGRRYCASPYERPRSEKLRKRTVWGTRKRDRFTKFNEISQDCTCNNSMKCNINSSCEQRCCSDNPLRSITEDVSNVQKNTSPNIPSCFKKNEKASKTLSATFIPRKLQDDDDTNPYSIWGQHAAPIKMRDTLDSQRPLQEYIEQLQKCKELVNQSRTLSNAAGIPMKENREKPKEMRCRDVTDGPEPKGTESYCNPHCPNECIDALSSLSDSFPLVIPEGQGLLELHIVSLQLSTCAKQILYREANIDNVSLFVSWDIWNQETTYTPSQKCPKLNFNSSFVYRISNLFSFFNYVLLEFVVFHVNVTHENSDDYTVSKGKLCIKDILDYPQNKLHYIAPVNSVLPCSLGMNFGQLSLWVRLSCDVKKVDRFKNTRGILTDHRSGTQPRAVVLPPPVVETPVRTGLPAQDDIKVLKDANEKSRLLYEPSKDVVTTYKQTDYLNESSDTTDVPEDNTTTFSKIPLTVMKESEEEAHSRSSFENARLALQVQRSIKVDRGESDKPLPTHDFQKSVELRTASHSIPGMIETNSSNHRTSVEEFKSYMSTENQETMTPEDSNESISEITNVLSEKNWEEYKRRSVLTFAHTRKSNGEPDKEHTDDDELTDDVEVDTDTISIDILSMILFPKSSLITNDEVQLLYIEYSFLGYAGADMETMSVMKPRPPETKLFYNFRRKFKVDEETHAMQNSMLRAMLDGSTNPNIRFIVVSEPFPEETDIKECVEVGFANFNLKEYAFGDTEKVVSIQVHSSDGTEQIGLLKILVSGINTIRQRLGRRESNL; from the exons GAGGATAAGATCAAACGACTGGCAACTAAATTGATGAGAGTGGCTTCCAATCCAAGGGCATGTAACGTTTCTTTGAACGTTTATGACGATAAGAATAGAATAATTGCCCTTGAACTCGAGAACACCAAG TTAAAAGATAAAATCACGGCGCTGAGGAATCAGCTGCTAAGTCACAAGATTAGCAGTAGATCGTCATCAAGAAGTCATAACGCACAGGCGAGGCCGTCGTCCGGACGCAT ATCATTGAGTCGGGATTCTTGCCTTAGAACGTGTCGAAGCGAAAGCAGCCGCACCAAGATACCGTCTTGTCACTGCCTCACCGAGACAGGCGATAACGAAGCGCAAAATAATCTCGAAACAATCGAG GCATTGACCGCAGAAAAGAAGGAGATGGCCAATCGTATAGCTGAATTGGAAAAGGAAGTGTCGGATTACGCAGCCAACGATCAGAGGGTGAAAGCTGCAGAGAACATCGAGTACATAAAAGTCTGGCGACAAATGAAGCAGCTGGACGATAAACTAACAGTTAGCGAGAACAGGAACAAGTTGTTGGACACAGAAATCGACGATCTGAAGTGGAGACTCGAAGAGGCTACAAA GCAGAAGGATGAACTCACCGCGGCCCTTATGGAAGAAAAAAAACGAATAACAGGGATTGACGAGGAATTGTTGAAAGCGAAGGAATCTCAATACATGTTACGAGAAAAAGAGGAACAAATAAACGATCTGATGAACGAAATGAAGATATTGCAACAGCATAATAACGAACTCGTTGAACTTAGTTCTAAACGCGGAGAGATTGAACAGGAGAACATGGAGCTGAAGAGGAAAGTCTCGGAACAGCTACAGGATCAGGAAACATTGAAAAACGCTTTCAACAGCGAACAAGCCAATATCGTTGCTCTCAAAACTTCGAATGAACAGTTACTAGAGAAACTTCAAGAGCTCCAGAAGAATATAGATAATTTAACGGTACAGTTTACG TCTTttcagacacagacggagaaaCAGGAAACGACGAAAACAACGCAGATATCAACGAAGCAAAACGATATGCAGAATCCGCAAATAATTGATAAACCAGATTCATACAAGAATACTGCGAGTCAAGTAGAGAGGTGCAAGAAATGTTGTGAAGCTTTCGAGAAAATATTGCAATTGGAAGAAAATATATGCGTGACTCGAAAGAACGCCAACTCGGTCGATAAATGTTTGCAGACAGAATTCGTGGCTCGTTCGGATACCGAGAGTGCTACAAACCCCAACCCCATGACACCTCTTAAAGAGAATCCAAAAAAAGAAGAACCCGTGAAAGAAACGGCAAAGGAACCTAAAAAAGAATCTGCAAAGGAACCTGTTAAGGACAACGTGGAACGCATACCTACAGAGAATCCCCTAACGCCGGAGAAGATGTTGAAACTTTTAGAGCAAGCACAAATTAATACTTCCCCAGATTCGGTGAGGTTCGCTCAGAAAGATATGATTGGCAATGTGGACTACAATTTGTTGGATTTAAACCAGAGACACAG CGATACAGAAAAGCTTGTTCAACCGAACCCAGCAAGCCAACTTCAGTCCACAAAGCAGCAGCAGGAAAGTAACAACCCAAATCCTACTCAACCTCCGCTGAGCCAGTTTACGGATCctaataaaatattgtgtatTTTATGCAATATCCTACAAGGGTATACTAAGACCCACTTAATAGGCGATGGAACTATTGTATGCCCTCCAATTTCACCTGATTACCGATTTATAAAAGACATCAATAACAACGCAGCAACGAAAGATTTCGGTGAAAAATACACGAATACCGTCCTTGATTACGACGTGCAAAACAAGAACGTTACGAGCAATATTTTACAAGTCGGTTGCAGCGGAAGAAGATATTGTGCGAGCCCTTACGAAAGACCACGTTCGGAGAAGCTAAGAAAAAGAACAGTTTGGGGCACCAGGAAACGCGATCGTTTTACTAAATTCAATGAGATCAGTCAAGATTGTACCTGCAACAACTCAATGAAGTGCAACATCAATTCTAGCTGCGAACAGCGATGTTGCAGCGATAATCCCTTGAGATCGATCACGGAAGATGTCTCTAATGTCCAGAAGAACACATCACCCAATATCCCGTCGTGTTTTAAAAAGAATGAGAAAGCATCGAAGACTCTAAGTGCGACGTTTATTCCACG TAAGTTACAGGATGATGACGATACAAACCCGTACAGTATTTGGGGACAACACGCAGCTCCAATTAAAATGAGGGACACATTGGACAGTCAGAGACCGTTGCAGGAATACATTGAACAGTTGCAAAAGTGCAAAGAACTTGTAAACCAGAGCCGTACATTAAGCAACGCAGCTGGGATTCCA ATGAAGGAAAACCGCGAGAAACCGAAGGAGATGCGGTGCCGGGACGTTACTGATGGACCTGAACCCAAGGGAACAGAATCCTACTGCAACCCTCACTGTCCAAACGAATGTATCGACGCTTTGAGTTCCTTATCGGATTCGTTTCCTTTGGTGATTCCCGAGGGTCAGGGACTTTTGGAGCTTCACATCGTGTCCCTACAACTCTCAACCTGT GCGAAACAGATCCTGTATCGAGAGGCTAACATCGACAACGTGTCGTTATTCGTGAGCTGGGACATATGGAACCAAGAGACGACTTATACACCTTCCCAGAAGTGTCCTAAGCTCAACTTCAATTCGTCGTTCGTCTATCGAATTTCGAACCTCTTCTCTTTCTTCAACTACGTCTTACTGGAGTTCGTGGTCTTCCACGTGAATGTAACTCACGAGAACAGCGACGACTACACGGTATCCAAAGGGAAACTCTGCATCAAGGACATACTGGACTACCCGCAGAACAAGCTTCATTATATCGCTCCGGTGAACAGCGTACTTCCTTGCTCGCTGGGCATGAACTTCGGCCAATTATCCCTGTGGGTCAGACTGAGCTGCGACGTCAAGAAGGTGGACAGGTTCAAGAATACGCGAGGCATACTCACGGATCATCGGAGTGGCACGCAACCGAGGGCAGTTGTTTTGCCTCCACCTGTTGTAGAAACGCCGGTGAGAACTGGCTTGCCGGCGCAGGATGATATTAAGGTGTTGAAGGACGCGAATGAAAAATCTCGTCTGTTATACGAACCGTCCAAGGATGTGGTCACTACTTACAAGCAGACTGATTACTTAAACGAGTCAA GTGACACGACCGATGTCCCTGAAGATAACACGACAACCTTTAGCAAAATCCCCTTGACCGTGATGAAGGAGAGCGAGGAGGAGGCTCATTCTCGTTCCAGTTTTGAAAATGCAAGACTTGCTTTGCAGGTTCAAAGGTCCATCAAGGTCGATAGAGGGGAGTCAGATAAACCTCTACCGACACACGATTTTCAAAAGAG TGTGGAATTAAGGACAGCCTCGCACAGTATCCCAGGGATGATAGAAACAAATTCTAGCAATCACAGAACGAGCGTGGAGGAGTTCAAAAGTTACATGTCGACG GAGAATCAGGAAACGATGACCCCGGAAGACTCGAACGAATCCATCTCCGAAATAACCAACGTGCTCTCCGAGAAGAACTGGGAAGAATACAAGCGACGAAGCGTGCTCACCTTCGCTCATACACGCA AATCTAACGGTGAACCCGATAAAGAGCACACCGATGATGATGAACTTACCGACGACgtt GAAGTCGACACGGACACGATAAGCATCGACATCCTTAGCATGATCCTTTTCCCAAAGAGTTCCTTGATTACAAACGACGAGGTTCAGTTGCTTTACATCGAGTATTCTTTTCTTGGCTATGCTGGAGCTGATATGGAAACAATGTCGGTTATGAAACCACGACCTCCGGAAACGAAACTCTTTTACAACTTCAGAAGAA AGTTTAAGGTAGACGAGGAGACACACGCAATGCAGAATAGCATGTTACGAGCAATGCTCGACGGCAGTACGAATCCCAACATAAGATTTATTGTCGTCTCTGAACCTTTTCCTGAAGAAACTGACATAAAAGAATGCGTAGAAGTGGG ATTTGCTAACTTCAATTTAAAAGAGTACGCGTTTGGAGATACTGAAAAGGTTGTTTCGATTCAGGTACACAGTTCAGATGGGACCGAACAGATTGGACTACTAAAG ATCCTCGTGTCGGGTATCAATACGATTCGTCAGCGTTTGGGAAGACGGGAATCTAATTTGTAA
- the LOC100881670 gene encoding uncharacterized protein LOC100881670 isoform X3, whose amino-acid sequence MADDPNRDILPVREGSCPDTCRSSIDPRERHLVFKLDRYELEDKYLRLFEEAKNLKKLSNCQEDKIKRLATKLMRVASNPRACNVSLNVYDDKNRIIALELENTKLKDKITALRNQLLSHKISSRSSSRSHNAQARPSSGRISLSRDSCLRTCRSESSRTKIPSCHCLTETGDNEAQNNLETIEALTAEKKEMANRIAELEKEVSDYAANDQRVKAAENIEYIKVWRQMKQLDDKLTVSENRNKLLDTEIDDLKWRLEEATKQKDELTAALMEEKKRITGIDEELLKAKESQYMLREKEEQINDLMNEMKILQQHNNELVELSSKRGEIEQENMELKRKVSEQLQDQETLKNAFNSEQANIVALKTSNEQLLEKLQELQKNIDNLTVQFTSFQTQTEKQETTKTTQISTKQNDMQNPQIIDKPDSYKNTASQVERCKKCCEAFEKILQLEENICVTRKNANSVDKCLQTEFVARSDTESATNPNPMTPLKENPKKEEPVKETAKEPKKESAKEPVKDNVERIPTENPLTPEKMLKLLEQAQINTSPDSVRFAQKDMIGNVDYNLLDLNQRHSDTEKLVQPNPASQLQSTKQQQESNNPNPTQPPLSQFTDPNKILCILCNILQGYTKTHLIGDGTIVCPPISPDYRFIKDINNNAATKDFGEKYTNTVLDYDVQNKNVTSNILQVGCSGRRYCASPYERPRSEKLRKRTVWGTRKRDRFTKFNEISQDCTCNNSMKCNINSSCEQRCCSDNPLRSITEDVSNVQKNTSPNIPSCFKKNEKASKTLSATFIPRKLQDDDDTNPYSIWGQHAAPIKMRDTLDSQRPLQEYIEQLQKCKELVNQSRTLSNAAGIPMKENREKPKEMRCRDVTDGPEPKGTESYCNPHCPNECIDALSSLSDSFPLVIPEGQGLLELHIVSLQLSTCAKQILYREANIDNVSLFVSWDIWNQETTYTPSQKCPKLNFNSSFVYRISNLFSFFNYVLLEFVVFHVNVTHENSDDYTVSKGKLCIKDILDYPQNKLHYIAPVNSVLPCSLGMNFGQLSLWVRLSCDVKKVDRFKNTRGILTDHRSGTQPRAVVLPPPVVETPVRTGLPAQDDIKVLKDANEKSRLLYEPSKDVVTTYKQTDYLNESSDTTDVPEDNTTTFSKIPLTVMKESEEEAHSRSSFENARLALQVQRSIKVDRGESDKPLPTHDFQKSVELRTASHSIPGMIETNSSNHRTSVEEFKSYMSTENQETMTPEDSNESISEITNVLSEKNWEEYKRRSVLTFAHTRKSNGEPDKEHTDDDELTDDVEVDTDTISIDILSMILFPKSSLITNDEVQLLYIEYSFLGYAGADMETMSVMKPRPPETKLFYNFRRILGYLTIRYLMSKSLR is encoded by the exons GAGGATAAGATCAAACGACTGGCAACTAAATTGATGAGAGTGGCTTCCAATCCAAGGGCATGTAACGTTTCTTTGAACGTTTATGACGATAAGAATAGAATAATTGCCCTTGAACTCGAGAACACCAAG TTAAAAGATAAAATCACGGCGCTGAGGAATCAGCTGCTAAGTCACAAGATTAGCAGTAGATCGTCATCAAGAAGTCATAACGCACAGGCGAGGCCGTCGTCCGGACGCAT ATCATTGAGTCGGGATTCTTGCCTTAGAACGTGTCGAAGCGAAAGCAGCCGCACCAAGATACCGTCTTGTCACTGCCTCACCGAGACAGGCGATAACGAAGCGCAAAATAATCTCGAAACAATCGAG GCATTGACCGCAGAAAAGAAGGAGATGGCCAATCGTATAGCTGAATTGGAAAAGGAAGTGTCGGATTACGCAGCCAACGATCAGAGGGTGAAAGCTGCAGAGAACATCGAGTACATAAAAGTCTGGCGACAAATGAAGCAGCTGGACGATAAACTAACAGTTAGCGAGAACAGGAACAAGTTGTTGGACACAGAAATCGACGATCTGAAGTGGAGACTCGAAGAGGCTACAAA GCAGAAGGATGAACTCACCGCGGCCCTTATGGAAGAAAAAAAACGAATAACAGGGATTGACGAGGAATTGTTGAAAGCGAAGGAATCTCAATACATGTTACGAGAAAAAGAGGAACAAATAAACGATCTGATGAACGAAATGAAGATATTGCAACAGCATAATAACGAACTCGTTGAACTTAGTTCTAAACGCGGAGAGATTGAACAGGAGAACATGGAGCTGAAGAGGAAAGTCTCGGAACAGCTACAGGATCAGGAAACATTGAAAAACGCTTTCAACAGCGAACAAGCCAATATCGTTGCTCTCAAAACTTCGAATGAACAGTTACTAGAGAAACTTCAAGAGCTCCAGAAGAATATAGATAATTTAACGGTACAGTTTACG TCTTttcagacacagacggagaaaCAGGAAACGACGAAAACAACGCAGATATCAACGAAGCAAAACGATATGCAGAATCCGCAAATAATTGATAAACCAGATTCATACAAGAATACTGCGAGTCAAGTAGAGAGGTGCAAGAAATGTTGTGAAGCTTTCGAGAAAATATTGCAATTGGAAGAAAATATATGCGTGACTCGAAAGAACGCCAACTCGGTCGATAAATGTTTGCAGACAGAATTCGTGGCTCGTTCGGATACCGAGAGTGCTACAAACCCCAACCCCATGACACCTCTTAAAGAGAATCCAAAAAAAGAAGAACCCGTGAAAGAAACGGCAAAGGAACCTAAAAAAGAATCTGCAAAGGAACCTGTTAAGGACAACGTGGAACGCATACCTACAGAGAATCCCCTAACGCCGGAGAAGATGTTGAAACTTTTAGAGCAAGCACAAATTAATACTTCCCCAGATTCGGTGAGGTTCGCTCAGAAAGATATGATTGGCAATGTGGACTACAATTTGTTGGATTTAAACCAGAGACACAG CGATACAGAAAAGCTTGTTCAACCGAACCCAGCAAGCCAACTTCAGTCCACAAAGCAGCAGCAGGAAAGTAACAACCCAAATCCTACTCAACCTCCGCTGAGCCAGTTTACGGATCctaataaaatattgtgtatTTTATGCAATATCCTACAAGGGTATACTAAGACCCACTTAATAGGCGATGGAACTATTGTATGCCCTCCAATTTCACCTGATTACCGATTTATAAAAGACATCAATAACAACGCAGCAACGAAAGATTTCGGTGAAAAATACACGAATACCGTCCTTGATTACGACGTGCAAAACAAGAACGTTACGAGCAATATTTTACAAGTCGGTTGCAGCGGAAGAAGATATTGTGCGAGCCCTTACGAAAGACCACGTTCGGAGAAGCTAAGAAAAAGAACAGTTTGGGGCACCAGGAAACGCGATCGTTTTACTAAATTCAATGAGATCAGTCAAGATTGTACCTGCAACAACTCAATGAAGTGCAACATCAATTCTAGCTGCGAACAGCGATGTTGCAGCGATAATCCCTTGAGATCGATCACGGAAGATGTCTCTAATGTCCAGAAGAACACATCACCCAATATCCCGTCGTGTTTTAAAAAGAATGAGAAAGCATCGAAGACTCTAAGTGCGACGTTTATTCCACG TAAGTTACAGGATGATGACGATACAAACCCGTACAGTATTTGGGGACAACACGCAGCTCCAATTAAAATGAGGGACACATTGGACAGTCAGAGACCGTTGCAGGAATACATTGAACAGTTGCAAAAGTGCAAAGAACTTGTAAACCAGAGCCGTACATTAAGCAACGCAGCTGGGATTCCA ATGAAGGAAAACCGCGAGAAACCGAAGGAGATGCGGTGCCGGGACGTTACTGATGGACCTGAACCCAAGGGAACAGAATCCTACTGCAACCCTCACTGTCCAAACGAATGTATCGACGCTTTGAGTTCCTTATCGGATTCGTTTCCTTTGGTGATTCCCGAGGGTCAGGGACTTTTGGAGCTTCACATCGTGTCCCTACAACTCTCAACCTGT GCGAAACAGATCCTGTATCGAGAGGCTAACATCGACAACGTGTCGTTATTCGTGAGCTGGGACATATGGAACCAAGAGACGACTTATACACCTTCCCAGAAGTGTCCTAAGCTCAACTTCAATTCGTCGTTCGTCTATCGAATTTCGAACCTCTTCTCTTTCTTCAACTACGTCTTACTGGAGTTCGTGGTCTTCCACGTGAATGTAACTCACGAGAACAGCGACGACTACACGGTATCCAAAGGGAAACTCTGCATCAAGGACATACTGGACTACCCGCAGAACAAGCTTCATTATATCGCTCCGGTGAACAGCGTACTTCCTTGCTCGCTGGGCATGAACTTCGGCCAATTATCCCTGTGGGTCAGACTGAGCTGCGACGTCAAGAAGGTGGACAGGTTCAAGAATACGCGAGGCATACTCACGGATCATCGGAGTGGCACGCAACCGAGGGCAGTTGTTTTGCCTCCACCTGTTGTAGAAACGCCGGTGAGAACTGGCTTGCCGGCGCAGGATGATATTAAGGTGTTGAAGGACGCGAATGAAAAATCTCGTCTGTTATACGAACCGTCCAAGGATGTGGTCACTACTTACAAGCAGACTGATTACTTAAACGAGTCAA GTGACACGACCGATGTCCCTGAAGATAACACGACAACCTTTAGCAAAATCCCCTTGACCGTGATGAAGGAGAGCGAGGAGGAGGCTCATTCTCGTTCCAGTTTTGAAAATGCAAGACTTGCTTTGCAGGTTCAAAGGTCCATCAAGGTCGATAGAGGGGAGTCAGATAAACCTCTACCGACACACGATTTTCAAAAGAG TGTGGAATTAAGGACAGCCTCGCACAGTATCCCAGGGATGATAGAAACAAATTCTAGCAATCACAGAACGAGCGTGGAGGAGTTCAAAAGTTACATGTCGACG GAGAATCAGGAAACGATGACCCCGGAAGACTCGAACGAATCCATCTCCGAAATAACCAACGTGCTCTCCGAGAAGAACTGGGAAGAATACAAGCGACGAAGCGTGCTCACCTTCGCTCATACACGCA AATCTAACGGTGAACCCGATAAAGAGCACACCGATGATGATGAACTTACCGACGACgtt GAAGTCGACACGGACACGATAAGCATCGACATCCTTAGCATGATCCTTTTCCCAAAGAGTTCCTTGATTACAAACGACGAGGTTCAGTTGCTTTACATCGAGTATTCTTTTCTTGGCTATGCTGGAGCTGATATGGAAACAATGTCGGTTATGAAACCACGACCTCCGGAAACGAAACTCTTTTACAACTTCAGAAGAA TACTTGGATACCTAACAATTAGGTACCTGATGTCTAAA AGTTTAAGGTAG